Proteins encoded in a region of the Vicia villosa cultivar HV-30 ecotype Madison, WI linkage group LG5, Vvil1.0, whole genome shotgun sequence genome:
- the LOC131603190 gene encoding protein HEAT INTOLERANT 4, giving the protein MAKGAKRKTKHTEDSKPDSEPTATGSSQENGNQIIKAPPKPKRVKTTKPQSEPEYFEDKRNLEDLWVETFPVGTEWDQLDSLYDIKWNFSNLENAFEEGGLLSGKKVYLFGCTEPQLVMHKGENKVICIPVVVAVVSPFPPSDKIGINSVQREAEEIIPMKQMKMDWVPYIPLEDRDSQVERLKTEIFILRCTQRRSALKHLKLDRLKKYEYCLPYFYQPFKEDEFEQSTEVPIIYPVEPKPVFCEFDWELDELEEFTDKLIEAEELSADQKDAFKEFVKEKVREAKRANREAREARKKAIAEMSEEAKAAFDAMRFYKFYPVQSPDAPDVSSVKSPFINRYYGKAHEVL; this is encoded by the exons ATGGCCAAAGGAGCTAAGAGAAAGACCAAGCACACCGAAGATTCCAAACCTGATTCCGAACCTACAGCTACAGGATCATCGCAAGAAAACGGAAATCAAATTATCAAAGCACCTCCTAAACCTAAACGCGTCAAAACCACTAAACCCCAATCTGAGCCGGAGTATTTTGAAGATAAACGCAACTTG GAGGACTTGTGGGTTGAGACATTTCCTGTTGGAACTGAG TGGGATCAATTGGATTCATTATATGATATCAAGTGGAATTTCTCTAATCTAGAG aatgcatttgaagaaggTGGCTTGTTGTCTGGGAAGAAGGTTTACCTCTTTGGCTGCACTGAGC CACAACTGGTCATGCACAAAGGGGAAAACAAAGTTATCTGCATTCCAGTTGTTGTAGCT GTTGTATCACCTTTTCCACCATCTGATAAAATTGGGATTAACTCTGTTCAGAGAGAGGCTGAAGAGATAATTCCCATGAAGCAAATGAAAATGGACTGGGTTCCGTACATTCCTCTGGAGGACCG AGATAGCCAAGTGGAAAGACTGAAGACTGAAATATTTATACTACGTTGCACCCAAAGAAG GTCTGCTTTAAAACACCTGAAGCTGGATAGATTAAAGAAATACGAGTACTGCTTGCCTT ATTTCTATCAGCCATTTAAGGAAGATGAGTTTGAACAGAGCACCGAGGTTCCAATAATCTATCCAGTTGAGCCAAAACCG GTCTTCTGTGAGTTTGATTGGGAATTAGACGAACTTGAG GAATTCACCGATAAGCTTATCGAGGCGGAAGAGTTATCAGCAGACCAAAAGGATGCCTTCAAG GAATTTGTCAAGGAAAAGGTTCGGGAAGCAAAGAGAGCCAATAGAGAG GCTAGGGAAGCACGGAAGAAGGCCATTGCAGAAATGAGTGAGGAAGCCAAAGCCGCATTTGATGCTATGAGATTTTATAAGTTCTACCCTGTTCAATCTCCAGATGCACCTGATGTGTCTAGTGTTAAG TCTCCATTTATAAACAGGTATTACGGAAAGGCTCACGAGGTTCTCTGA
- the LOC131607787 gene encoding protein CPR-5-like, protein MDVPSTSSSSHCNSNDSLPLYTNPYINRLTKLRKNKPMIASHETTSSHTSPKIKRLACKRKVVRVPIRRKRTDLASIGFHLGMSFAAVMAEICNAAIKESLANVFGDGLDDLARNFGQSFACTLSTLGSIYESSMGDEENSLNTMKMEFPTCKLTRDKGDCSNDSVVGDDKTEGVLTGEIKDQTNNCKEVEESFQMDSIRHHGITLHRQSNQLACFPTISYGSGISNNSMVSAAEKSVMEESRSNDLKALELALTMKKLKLKETQLTLNSDLNQLERSKLTMGMSKASFRVEKFKNQLEDLRHGELIKTCVDCLIAGLLVMSSSLMYGAYVYSYERITESTASCTRSNKESKSWWTPKSMFTFNSKLHVLWCQVQVMSRMAFGVLMIFAIAYLLIMRSTTVSETMPVTFILLLLGVACGYFGKVCIDTLGGSGSQWLLYWEILCILHFLSIVFTPTLFKILHGPVTASEKTKQNIILPYWFRRFWFYATLLVFLPLFCGLTPFASVSQWKDHFLLKVSIFDKLE, encoded by the exons ATGGACGTCCCCTCCACTTCGTCTTCTTCCCACTGCAACTCCAACGATTCCCTTCCTCTCTACACCAATCCTTACATCAATCGTCTCACAAAACTACGTAAGAACAAGCCTATGATAGCCTCACACGAAACAACGTCGTCTCATACATCACCCAAAATCAAGCGGTTGGCATGCAAACGAAAAGTCGTTAGAGTCCCCATTCGCCGTAAAAGGACCGATTTAGCTTCCATCGGATTCCATCTCGGAATGTCATTTGCCGCTGTTATGGCTGAG ATTTGCAATGCAGCTATCAAAGAATCTCTTGCCAAT GTTTTTGGAGACGGGCTAGATGATTTGGCTAGGAACTTTGGACAATCTTTTGCTTGTACGTTGAGTACTCTCGGATCAATTTATGAGTCATCTATGGGCGACGAAGAAAATAGTTTGAATACTATGAAGATGGAATTTCCAACTTGTAAATTGACTCGTGACAAAGGTGATTGCTCGAATGATTCTGTCGTTGGTGATGATAAAACAGAGGGAGTGTTGACTGGGGAAATCAAAGATCAAACGAATAACTGCAAAGAGGTTGAGGAGAGCTTTCAAATGGATTCAATCCGTCATCATGGCATTACTTTGCACAGGCAATCAAACCAGTTGGCTTGTTTTCCTACAATCTCTTATGGATCTGGAATTAGTAACAACTCTATGGTTAGTGCTGCTGAGAAATCTGTTATGGAAGAAAGTCGATCAAATGACCTTAAGGCGTTGGAACTTGCCCTTACAATGAAAAAACTGAAATTGAAAGAGACGCAGTTGACTCTCAACTCTGATTTGAATCAACTAGAGAGATCAAAGTTGACCATGGGAATGTCAAAGGCATCCTTTAGAGTTGAAAAGTTTAAGAATCAGTTAGAAGATTTGAGACACGGTGAACTGATTAAGACCTGCGTAGACTGTCTTATTGCTGGTCTTCTTGTCATGTCCTCCTCACTTATGTATGGTGCTTACGTTTATTCCTATGAACGAATCACTGAATCTACTGCATCATGCACTCGTTCAAATAAG GAATCCAAGTCGTGGTGGACTCCGAAATCAATGTTCACTTTCAATTCAAAGTTACACGTTTTATGGTGTCAAGTTCAAGTTATGAGCCGAATGGCATTTGGCGTCTTAATGATTTTTGCAATTGCATATTTGCTAATCATGAGATCAACAACCGTATCAGAGACAATGCCAGTTACTTTCATTCTTTTACTATTAGGAGTTGCTTGTGGCTACTTTGGCAAAGTTTGTATAGATACTTTGGGAGGGAGTGGTTCTCAGTGGCTCTTATATTGGGAGATTCTGTGCATACTGCACTTCTTATCAATTGTATTCACTCCCACTTTGTTCAAGATCCTTCATGGACCGGTCACTGCATCAGAAAAAACGAAGCAGAATATAATTCTTCCATATTGGTTTCGCCGATTTTGGTTCTACGCAACTTTGCTTGTGTTTCTACCATTATTTTGTGGTCTTACGCCCTTTGCGAGTGTTAGTCAATGGAAAGACCATTTTTTGTTGAAGGTGTCAATATTTGACAAATTGGAATGA
- the LOC131607788 gene encoding nuclear transcription factor Y subunit B-3-like has product MAGNKRSSQTSPVGSPTSGNISDSSSSKEQDRFLPIANVSRIMKRALPANAKISKEAKETVQECVSEFISFITGEASDKCQREKRKTINGDDLLWAMTTLGFENYVGPLKVYLNNYRETEGEKSNLSSSSSMVSTKQDDYYNHDHGSSNGGFYNSQGVSENGSKRFQEIVDYRVIGQSGVVGDETENAIASGNGILPPNLRYRVEW; this is encoded by the coding sequence ATGGCAGGTAACAAGAGATCAAGCCAAACAAGTCCTGTAGGAAGTCCAACATCCGGCAACATCTCCGACAGTTCCTCCTCAAAAGAACAAGACAGGTTCCTCCCAATCGCCAACGTGAGCCGCATAATGAAGAGAGCATTACCAGCCAACGCTAAAATCTCAAAAGAAGCGAAAGAAACCGTTCAAGAATGTGTCTCTGAGTTCATAAGCTTCATAACCGGTGAAGCATCCGATAAGTGTCAACGCGAGAAGAGAAAAACTATCAACGGTGATGATCTTCTTTGGGCTATGACAACACTTGGTTTTGAAAACTATGTTGGTCCTTTGAAGGTTTATCTTAATAATTATAGAGAAACCGAAGGAGAAAAGAGTAATTTATCATCTTCTTCGTCTATGGTTAGTACTAAACAAGATGATTATTATAATCATGATCATGGTTCTTCAAATGGTGGATTTTATAATTCTCAAGGTGTTAGTGAGAATGGTTCTAAGAGGTTTCAAGAGATTGTGGATTATAGAGTGATTGGTCAAAGTGGTGTTGTTGGTGATGAAACAGAAAATGCAATTGCTAGTGGTAATGGAATTTTGCCACCAAACCTACGTTATAGGGTTGAATGGTAG